The following nucleotide sequence is from Bacillus marinisedimentorum.
GTCCGACTTCCGCAAAAATCCAGCCAAGTTCAATTGCAACCATTGCCAGAGGGCCGCCAGCCGTAATAAGTCTCAGCAGCCATTCATTCAATGGGTTAAAGCGTTTCAGCCGGTATGCGATAATGTAGAGGAATGAGACGCCTGCCAAATACATCCCGATCATGACCATTCCATCAAACAGGTAGTGAATCCATAGAGGCGGTGTTTCATCCGGCGGAAACTCGTTCAGGCCGATCACTTCGCTGTCCGTCTTGCCGTGGGCAAGAATGCTCAATGCTTTCGGGATATGGATGGCGCCGTTAATGTTTCGGTCTTCATCAATGACACCAAACAAAATCAAATCGGCCCCTTCCTCCGTTTCAAAGTGCCATTCGGCGGCCGCCAGTTTTTCAGGCTGATATTCAGCCAGGAACTTGCCGGAGAAATCTCCGATTACTGCTGTCGCAACTGCAAAAAGAAAACCGGCAACCATAGTGAGCCGCAATGCTTTCTGATAATACACTGTATTCCTGCCCTTAAGTATATAAAAGGCCGTTATTCCAGCCAGGACAAACGCTGACGTAAGGTAAGCGCTGGAAAGGACGTGGGCAACCTTTGTCGGTGTTGCAGGGTTAAACATCGCTGCAAGCGGCTGAATGTCCGTTATGACCCCGTTCTCAATCAGAAAGCCTTGCGGCGTATTCATGAATGCATTGACGGTTGTGATGAAAAAAGCAGAAGCGGATGCCCCGATTACAATCGGAATCGAAAGAAGCCAGTGATAAATCGGCTTATTGAACCGGTCCCATGTATATAAATAAATTCCTAGGAAAATGGCTTCAAAAAAGAAAGCGAACGTTTCCATGAAAAGAGGCAAGCTTATGACCTGTCCTGCCACCTGCATGAAAGTCGGCCACAGCAACGACAGCTGCAGGCCAATTGCTGTCCCTGTCACGACACCGACCGCCACAGTGATGACAAATCCCCGTGTCCAGCGGCGGGCGAGCATCAAATAATGATTATCTTTCCGTTTAATGCCGATCCATTCAGCCAGGGAGATAAGCAATGGCACCCCGACACCGATCGTGGCGAAAATAATATGGAATATAAGTGTGACCGAAGTCAATATCCTGCTTAGCAATACGCTGTCCATTTCCATTTTTAAAACCCTCTCTTTCTCCCTGATGCACTCCTGGCCACCCAGGAAAAGTTAAGTTTGCACTATATGTATATGGTAAACCCCAAAAATGAAGGTGCAGTGAAATATTCTTGAACATTTTGTGACGACATTCACATATATGACCGTCATAGTTCTACTCTTTGTAAGACAATGAGTTAAATGGATGGTCCTTCCGCTTTATTCTATACCCGGCATAGCTCAAGCTTAATCTCAAATAATATTGGAAACCAGCGGATAACCAAATAGTAACCGATCAGTCCGGAAAACCTTTTTGTGTCTGTTTTGAATGTTATTCACTGTATACTGAAAACTCGCCGATTGGCGAGCCTTTTTGCGAAGACAGAGGGCGCATCCCCCCTTACTTCCCTGCTGACAGGTTATCCTTTCCTGTACAGTAAAAAGCCGCAGGATTGCCCCTGCGGCTTTTTAATCGGTTAATTGCCGGCCTCACTCAGCCGGCTGCCCCTTTATCAAGCATATTGAATTGCGCTTTCACAAGGCGGTAGTATTCACCTTCTTGCTCCATCAATTCATCATGATTTCCCTCTTCAATTTTTTTCCCGTGGTCAAGGACGACAATTTTACCGGCTTCCCTGATTGTGGATAGCCTATGGGCGATAATAATAGCTGTCCGTCCTTTCAGCAACGTCCGCAGCGCTTCCTGAATCTGCATTTCCGTCTCCGTATCTATGCTGGCAGTAGCTTCATCAAGAATGAGGATTTTCGGATCGGCCAGCAATGCCCTCGCGAAAGAAAGAAGCTGTCTTTCTCCCTGCGATAAAATATTGCCGCGCTCTTCAACTTCTGTTTCATAACCGTTGCTCAGTTTTGATATGAATTTATCCGCACCGACTGCTGAAGCTGCCCTTTTCACCTCTTCATCGGATGCATCCGGCCGGCCGAATCTGATATTTTCAATAATGGTCCCTGAAAAAATGAATGTATCTTGAAGGACGATGCTTATTTGTGTCCGCAAGTCACTCAGCTTCACGTTCCGGATGTCATGGCCGTCAATCTTCAATGACCCTTCTGTAACATCGTAAAAACGGGTGACAAGATTGGCGATCGTCGATTTGCCTGATCCGGTATGGCCGACGAGCGCCGCCGTCTGTCCCTGTTCAATAATGATCGAGACATCATCGAGGGCTTTGTTCCTCTCATCATATGCAAAACTGACATGATCAAGTTCAATTCTGCCCTTCATATCTTCAAGTGGTACAGGATCTTTCTTCTCTTGCACGTTCGGCTGCTCATCAAGGAACTCGAAAATCCTTTCAGAAGAGGCCATCCCGACAAGCAATTGGTTGTATACCTGTCCGAGCCGGGAAATCGGTTCCCAGAACATGCCAAGATAAAAAGCAAACGACACAAAAACTCCAATGGTGATCTCGCCCGACTGGATGAAAGTCGCCCCTATCCATATTAAAATAGCTGTTCCGACTGCATTAGACATTTCAACAAACGGCCGGAACATCGCATTCTTCTGGGTTGCATCCCGCCAGCTCTCCATCGTCTCACTGTTCACGACATTGAAAAAAGCCATGTTCTCTTTTTCCTGAGTGAAAGACTGGGTCACCCGGATACCCTGAATGCTTTCATTCAAATGTGAATTCAGCTTTGACTGCCGGATTCTGACTGTTTGCCAGGAACGGCGGATCGTTTTCCGCAGGTGGGTCGATATAAAAAACATGATCGGCAAAATGACCATTATGGCAAGGGTCAACTTTGGGCTGAGTGCAAACAAAATACCGACGATGCCAATCAGCATGATGACATCCATCAACAGATTGATGACACCATTTGTGAATAAGTCCTGCAATGAATTGACATCGTTCTGTATCCGGACAAGGATCGAACCGGCCGAACGGTTGTCAAAGAACCGATGGCTGAGCCGCTGGATATGCGTAAAAAGATGATGGCGCAAGTCGTATATGACTTGCTGGCCGAGCCGGTTCATCCAGCGGATCCGGAGCAAGTTCGCTGCATATGACAAAATATACAGGCCGCTAATAACAGCTACAAGGGTCCATAACAGCGGCAAATTTTTATTTTTGATGGCATGATCCATTGTGTAGACACCGATCAAGATCGGCACAATCAGGCGGACTGCTGTAGAGATGAGCATCGCAACAAAAGCGAGCGGCAACAAATTGGTGGAGTATGGTTTCAAATAACTGAACAGCCTCGCCATCTGAGACCAGTTGAACGGTTTTTCGATTGCCTGGTCAGTTGAATAACGAAACCGGTTCAATGTCCGTTCGGAAACATTTTCCCTTGCTTTTTCCACTGTGTTTTTACTCATTCCGCCACCTCCTGCCTGACCTTGTTCTGAATAATCTTTTCACGATCCTGGAATTGAATGTCATAAATCCGTTTATACGCACCGCCGTTTTCCAGTAATTCTTCATGACAGCCGCGTTCCACCACTGCACCGTCATCTAAGACGAGAATCTCATCTGCATGTTTTAAAGAAGAGATGCGGTGGGCGATAATAAACGTCGTCCTCCCTTTCATCACTTCCTGAAGCGCTTCCTGGATTTTGAACTCGGTTTCCATATCCACCGCGCTCGTAGCATCATCAAGAATGAGGATACTCGGATCAATCAGCAGTGCCCTCGCAATGGACACACGCTGCTTCTGCCCTCCTGATAGACCCATGCCGCGCTCGCCGAGCATCGTATCATATCCATTTTCCATTTCGGTAATGAACTCATGTGCCTGGGCTCGCTTAGCAGCGTCAATAATTTGGTCCATCGTCGCATCCGGAGAACCGTATGCGATATTATCCTTTATCGATGAGGAGAACAAAAACGGTTCCTGCAATACGAAGCCGATGCTTTTTCGGAGGGTTTTCAATGAATATTCATCAATGTCGCGCCCATCAATGAATATTTGCCCGTCAACCGGATCATAGAACCTGCTGATCAGCTGTGTAATGCTTGTTTTGCCTGACCCGGTCGACCCGATCAATCCGATTGTTTTTCCAGGCTCAGCAGTAAAGGATACATTTTGCAAGGCCGGTTTGTCTTCTTCGGTATATTGGAGCGTCACATCGCGAAACTCAACTTTCCCCTTCAACCTCATCCCGGCAATTGCATCTGTTTTTTCCGTATGTTTTTCATCCTCTTCCAATATTTCCAGCAGCCTTTCCCCAGAAGCTTTTGCCTGTGAAAATGTGTTAATGACGAATCCGAGGTTCATAATCGGCCCGATGATATACCAGACGAGGCTGAAAAAAGCGACAAGCTTACCTACCTGGAGGTCGCCGGAAATGACAAGATAGCCTCCAAAAGACAGCAGGGCAACGACGGAAATATTGCCGATGAATTCCATGAGCGGAAAATACTTGGCCCAAATATCGGAAGTCGTTATATAGTTTTCTTTATAATCCTTGTTCTTTTCCACAAATTTATTGACTTCGAAATCTTCCCTGCTTAACGATTTGACCGTGTTTATACCGCTTATATTCTCCTGTACTTTTGTGTTCAAATTCCCGAACGATTTACGGATTCCCCGGAAAGCCGGGTGAACCTGTTTATCGAATTTATATACGACCACGGCCAGAAACGGAAGGGCCGCCAGCGTCACGATCGCCAGTGGTATTGAATAATAAAACATTACAGCCAGGCTTACGCTGACAAGAAGCAAAAAGTTCAGTACCTGTGCAAATCCGAAGGAAAGAAAGAAGCGGAACCCTTCGACATCGGCTGTCAGCCTTGACATCAAATCACCGGTTTTCGCATTGTCATAGTAGCGGAAAGGCAGGTATTGAAGCTTTTGATACAGCTCCCTCCGCAACGCATACACCGATTTGATCCCAAATAAATCGC
It contains:
- a CDS encoding ABC transporter ATP-binding protein, encoding MDTFKKLKQFYWPYKRNFLLSMFFLVFVTGITVIYPIILQVTIDNVIIAGNYQYIPYLSIGFILIMMVKGAATYLHQYLGDLFGIKSVYALRRELYQKLQYLPFRYYDNAKTGDLMSRLTADVEGFRFFLSFGFAQVLNFLLLVSVSLAVMFYYSIPLAIVTLAALPFLAVVVYKFDKQVHPAFRGIRKSFGNLNTKVQENISGINTVKSLSREDFEVNKFVEKNKDYKENYITTSDIWAKYFPLMEFIGNISVVALLSFGGYLVISGDLQVGKLVAFFSLVWYIIGPIMNLGFVINTFSQAKASGERLLEILEEDEKHTEKTDAIAGMRLKGKVEFRDVTLQYTEEDKPALQNVSFTAEPGKTIGLIGSTGSGKTSITQLISRFYDPVDGQIFIDGRDIDEYSLKTLRKSIGFVLQEPFLFSSSIKDNIAYGSPDATMDQIIDAAKRAQAHEFITEMENGYDTMLGERGMGLSGGQKQRVSIARALLIDPSILILDDATSAVDMETEFKIQEALQEVMKGRTTFIIAHRISSLKHADEILVLDDGAVVERGCHEELLENGGAYKRIYDIQFQDREKIIQNKVRQEVAE
- a CDS encoding ABC transporter ATP-binding protein, which gives rise to MSKNTVEKARENVSERTLNRFRYSTDQAIEKPFNWSQMARLFSYLKPYSTNLLPLAFVAMLISTAVRLIVPILIGVYTMDHAIKNKNLPLLWTLVAVISGLYILSYAANLLRIRWMNRLGQQVIYDLRHHLFTHIQRLSHRFFDNRSAGSILVRIQNDVNSLQDLFTNGVINLLMDVIMLIGIVGILFALSPKLTLAIMVILPIMFFISTHLRKTIRRSWQTVRIRQSKLNSHLNESIQGIRVTQSFTQEKENMAFFNVVNSETMESWRDATQKNAMFRPFVEMSNAVGTAILIWIGATFIQSGEITIGVFVSFAFYLGMFWEPISRLGQVYNQLLVGMASSERIFEFLDEQPNVQEKKDPVPLEDMKGRIELDHVSFAYDERNKALDDVSIIIEQGQTAALVGHTGSGKSTIANLVTRFYDVTEGSLKIDGHDIRNVKLSDLRTQISIVLQDTFIFSGTIIENIRFGRPDASDEEVKRAASAVGADKFISKLSNGYETEVEERGNILSQGERQLLSFARALLADPKILILDEATASIDTETEMQIQEALRTLLKGRTAIIIAHRLSTIREAGKIVVLDHGKKIEEGNHDELMEQEGEYYRLVKAQFNMLDKGAAG
- a CDS encoding cytochrome ubiquinol oxidase subunit I — translated: MEMDSVLLSRILTSVTLIFHIIFATIGVGVPLLISLAEWIGIKRKDNHYLMLARRWTRGFVITVAVGVVTGTAIGLQLSLLWPTFMQVAGQVISLPLFMETFAFFFEAIFLGIYLYTWDRFNKPIYHWLLSIPIVIGASASAFFITTVNAFMNTPQGFLIENGVITDIQPLAAMFNPATPTKVAHVLSSAYLTSAFVLAGITAFYILKGRNTVYYQKALRLTMVAGFLFAVATAVIGDFSGKFLAEYQPEKLAAAEWHFETEEGADLILFGVIDEDRNINGAIHIPKALSILAHGKTDSEVIGLNEFPPDETPPLWIHYLFDGMVMIGMYLAGVSFLYIIAYRLKRFNPLNEWLLRLITAGGPLAMVAIELGWIFAEVGRQPWILRGYMKVSEGATTSDSVGLMLVLFVALYIVLGWVSVRVLWKMFKNNPVEAELEYRFKE